The sequence TCGAGAATGGAATCGGATATCTGGTCGCAAACTTTATCCGGATGCCCTTCAGCTACTGATTCACTGGTAAATAGGTAACTGTTTCTTTTTAGTCCCATATGCATTTACATCTATTTATTACGTTCAACAATAAAGTATGCAAGCTCCTTTAACAAATTAGCTTTGCCATCAAATATGTTCAAATGCTCAATTGCCTGTTTAGCTAAAACCAGCGCATGCTCCTTTGCTTTCTCTATTCCTATGCATGAAACTAAAGTTGCTTTCCCTTGAGATTTATCTTTTCTGACACTTTTTCCGGTTTCTTCCCTTGTGCCTTCGGCATCTAACAGATCATCGGTAATTTGGAAGGCTATACCTATATTATTTGCATAGGCCCTTAAAGCATTCCTTAAATTTTTTGAAGCTTTGCCTAAAATTGCACCAGCTTCACAGGAAACAGCAAACAATGCTCCGGTTTTCATGCGCTGTAACCGCACAACCTCGGAAAATTCTAGGGTATTATGCTGAGCTAATAAATCCATCATTTGTCCGCCGACCATGCCCCTATAACCAGATGCAATAGCTATTTTAGATATCAACTCAGTTCTAACTCCCGGGTCAGAATGGGTTGATTCATGTGCAAGCATTTCAAAAGCAAGAGTAAGAAGCGCATCCCCGGTTAAAATAGCGGTAGCTTCATCAAATTTTTTATGGCAGCTCGGTTGCCCCCTTCTAAAGTCATCATTATCCATTGCCGGTAGATCATCATGCACTAGTGAGTAAGCATGGATAAACTCAATTGCAACTGCTGTCTTTAACGCACAATCAAGAGAAACCCCAAAAGCATTTGAAGTTGCCACCACCAAGTAAGGCCTAATTCTTTTTCCCGGAGAAAGAGCAACATATCTTAATGCTTTGAACAATTGATCCTCAATTAACCCGCTGGGCTCAGGGAGCAATTCATCCATTATTGCGTGAAGTTGTTCCGCAGTGCTTTCAATGGATTTTTCAAGCATTTCTCTACCCACAGGCTTACCTTTAAAATAATTAGTAAT comes from Candidatus Jidaibacter acanthamoeba and encodes:
- a CDS encoding polyprenyl synthetase family protein, with amino-acid sequence MLEKSIESTAEQLHAIMDELLPEPSGLIEDQLFKALRYVALSPGKRIRPYLVVATSNAFGVSLDCALKTAVAIEFIHAYSLVHDDLPAMDNDDFRRGQPSCHKKFDEATAILTGDALLTLAFEMLAHESTHSDPGVRTELISKIAIASGYRGMVGGQMMDLLAQHNTLEFSEVVRLQRMKTGALFAVSCEAGAILGKASKNLRNALRAYANNIGIAFQITDDLLDAEGTREETGKSVRKDKSQGKATLVSCIGIEKAKEHALVLAKQAIEHLNIFDGKANLLKELAYFIVERNK